From Erigeron canadensis isolate Cc75 chromosome 8, C_canadensis_v1, whole genome shotgun sequence, one genomic window encodes:
- the LOC122609879 gene encoding chaperone protein dnaJ 8, chloroplastic-like yields the protein MSSVTRTITSCVISSIDSYKKVSLRFRVNCALSNSVASNPYTILRIHPGASKSDVKKAFKQLALKYHPDVCKGTSDGIEFHQINEAYDMVMNNFKDTTSEYTNGSAMEMDELVRDTDEPDWELWEEWMGWEGAGIRDYSSHINPYI from the exons aTGTCCAGTGTAACCCGAACCATTACTAGTTGTGTTATATCATCGATCGATTCATACAAGAAGGTGAGCCTGAGGTTTCGGGTCAATTGTGCTTTAAGTAATTCGGTTGCTTCAAATCCGTATACAATTTTAAGGATTCATCCTGGTGCTTCTAAAAGTGATGTTAAGAAAGCTTTTAAACAACTTGCTTTGAAG TATCACCCCGATGTATGCAAAGGAACCAGTGACGGAATCgaatttcaccagatcaatgaAGCTTATGAC ATGGTGATGAATAATTTCAAAGACACAACGAGTGAATATACGAATGGGTCAGCCATGGAAATGGATGAACTAGTGAGGGATACGGATGAGCCAGATTGGGAGTTGTGGGAAGAATGGATGGGATGGGAAGGTGCCGGGATTAGGGATTACTCTTCACATATCAATCCTTACATCTAA
- the LOC122609878 gene encoding probable protein phosphatase 2C 60: protein MGVYLSTPKTDKTSEDGENEKLRYGVSSMQGWRTSMEDAHAALLELDNSTSFFGVYDGHGGQAVSKFCAKFLHQQVLNHEAYSAGDVGTAAQKSFLRMDEMMCGQRGWRELAILGNKIDQFSGMIEGLIWSPRSGNLKAMEDNWSTEEGPHSNYDGPACGSTACVAIIRNNQLVVANAGDSRCVLSRKGQAYNLSKDHKPDLEVEKERIYKAGGYIHYGRVNGSLNLARAIGDMELKRDKTLPPEKQILTANPDINSVELCEDDDFLVLACDGIWDCMSSQQLVDFVREQLKTESKLSKVCEKVFDRCLAPVSGGEGCDNMTMILIQFKKPESGPSTSQLPDSSNGQEVPESN from the exons ATGGGGGTATACTTAAGTACGCCTAAAACGGATAAGACGTCTGAGGATGGAGAAAACGAGAAACTAAGATATGGAGTCTCATCTATGCAAGGGTGGCGTACATCAATGGAAGATGCT CATGCTGCTTTACTTGAATTGGACAACTCCACATCTTTCTTTGGTGTTTATGATGGCCATGGAG GTCAGGCAGTTTCTAAGTTTTGTGCCAAGTTTCTTCACCAACAAGTACTCAATCATGAAGCTTACTCTGCTGGTGATGTAGGCACTGCTGCCCAAAAATCTTTTCTCAG AATGGATGAGATGATGTGCGGACAACGTGGCTGGAGAGAGCTAGCGATATTAGGAAATAAAATTGATCAGTTTAGCGGCATGATAGAAGGACTCATTTGGTCACCGAGGAGTGGCAATTTAAAAGCTATGGAGGATAATTGGTCTACTGAGGAG GGACCACACTCTAATTATGATGGACCAGCGTGTGGTAGCACCGCTTGCGTTGCCATCATCCGTAACAACCAACTTGTTGTAGCAAACGCTGGCGATTCTCGTTGTGTACTATCTCGTAAGGGTCAG GCATATAATCTTTCGAAAGACCACAAGCCCGATCTTGAAGTTGAGAAAGAAAGGATATATAAAGCCGGTGGGTATATTCATTATGGTCGAGTAAATGGGAGTCTAAACTTGGCTAGAGCAATTG GTGACATGGAGCTGAAAAGAGATAAAACACTTCCACCTGAAAAGCAAATTCTAACTGCCAATCCTGATATAAATTCG GTTGAGCTATGCGAGGATGATGATTTTCTTGTTCTTGCCTGTGACGGTATATG GGATTGCATGTCAAGCCAGCAACTGGTAGACTTTGTTCGCGAACAATTAAAAACT GAAAGTAAGCTATCAAAAGTTTGTGAGAAGGTATTTGATAGATGTTTGGCACCCGTTTCTGGTGGTGAAGGGTGTGATAATATGACCATGATCTTGATCCAGTTCAAGAAACCCGAATCTGGTCCATCTACATCACAACTACCAGATTCATCTAATGGTCAAGAAGTACCAGAATCAAACTAG